A region of Arabidopsis thaliana chromosome 5, partial sequence DNA encodes the following proteins:
- a CDS encoding Thioesterase/thiol ester dehydrase-isomerase superfamily protein (Thioesterase/thiol ester dehydrase-isomerase superfamily protein; FUNCTIONS IN: hydrolase activity, acting on ester bonds, acyl-CoA thioesterase activity; LOCATED IN: peroxisome; EXPRESSED IN: 24 plant structures; EXPRESSED DURING: 15 growth stages; CONTAINS InterPro DOMAIN/s: Thioesterase superfamily (InterPro:IPR006683); BEST Arabidopsis thaliana protein match is: Thioesterase/thiol ester dehydrase-isomerase superfamily protein (TAIR:AT2G30720.1); Has 1807 Blast hits to 1807 proteins in 277 species: Archae - 0; Bacteria - 0; Metazoa - 736; Fungi - 347; Plants - 385; Viruses - 0; Other Eukaryotes - 339 (source: NCBI BLink).): MNSPRPISVVSTFASPSSTSDPTRKPLSLWPGMYHSPVTTALWEARSKIFESLLDPPKDAPPQSQLLTRTPSHSRTTIFYPFSTDFILREQYRDPWNEVRIGILLEDLDALAGTISVKHCSDDDSTTRPLLLVTASVHKIVLKKPICVDIDLKIVASVIWVGRSSIEIQLEVMQSELKDVKASSDSVALTANFIFVARDSKTGKAAPINRLSPETEVEKLLFEEAEARNNLRKKKRGGDRREFDHGECKKLEAWLAEGRIFSDMPALADRNSILLKDTRLENSLICQPQQRNIHGRIFGGFLMHRAFELAFSTAYTFAGLVPYFLEVDHVDFLRPVDVGDFLRFKSCVLYTQLDKQDCPLINIEVVAHVTSPEIRSSEVSNTFYFKFTVRPEAKARNNGFKLRNVVPATEEEARHILERMDAEALKSSKQQCVGTILQ, from the exons ATGAATTCCCCAAGACCCATCTCCGTCGTCTCCACCTTCGCTTCACCATCCTCCACCTCTGACCCAACCCGAAAACCCTTAAGCTTATGGCCAGGTATGTACCATTCACCTGTCACCACCGCTCTTTGGGAAGCCAGATCCAAAATCTTCGAATCTCTTCTCGATCCTCCTAAAGACGCTCCACCACAGAGCCAGCTTCTCACCAGAACTCCTTCTCATAGCCGTACCACCATTTTCTACCCTTTCTCCACTGATTTCATTCTCAGAGAGCAATACAGAGATCCTTGGAACGAGGTCCGTATCGGGATCTTGCTCGAAGATCTCGATGCTTTAGCCGGCACTATCTCCGTCAAG CATTGTTCTGATGATGATAGTACAACGAGGCCACTCTTGCTTGTTACAGCTTCTGTTCATAAGATTGTCTTAAAGAAGCCGATTTGTGTCGACATTGATCTCAAGATTGTTGCTTCTGTCATTTGGGTTGGTCGTTCATCTATCGAGATTCAACTCGAAGTTATGCAATCCGAATTGA aAGATGTCAAGGCTTCTTCAGATTCTGTTGCTTTAACtgcaaatttcatttttgtggCGCGTGATTCTAAGACTGGTAAAGCTGCTCCTATCAACCGTCTTTCTCCTGAAACCGAGGTTGAGAAACTTCTCTTTGAGGAAGCTGAAGCTAGGAATAacttaaggaagaagaagagaggaggTGACAGAAGGGAATTTGATCACGGGGAGTGTAAGAAGCTTGAGGCTTGGTTGGCTGAAGGAAGGATTTTCTCTGACATGCCAGCTCTTGCTGACAGAAACAGCATTCTTCTTAAAGACACTCGTCTTGAGAATTCGCTGATATGCCAACCGCAGCAGAGGAACATCCATGGTAGGATCTTTGGAGGGTTTTTAATGCATAGAGCATTTGAGTTGGCTTTCTCTACTGCTTATACGTTTGCGGGTCTAGTGCCTTACTTCTTAGAAGTTGATCACGTCGATTTCCTAAGACCG GTGGACGTCGGGGATTTCTTACGTTTCAAATCCTGTGTTCTTTACACTCAACTGGATAAACAGGATTGTCCGCTCATCAATATCGAAGTTGTTGCTCATGTTACAAGTCCAGAGATTCGCTCCAGTGAG GTTTCAAATACATTCTACTTCAAGTTCACTGTAAGGCCAGAGGCAAAGGCCAGAAACAATGGGTTTAAACTTCGAAATGTAGTTCCTGCCACAGAGGAAGAAGCTCGTCATATCCTCGAGCGCATGGATGCAGAAGCTTTGAAGTCAAGCAAACAACAATGTGTAGGCACAATTCTTCAGTAA
- a CDS encoding Thioesterase/thiol ester dehydrase-isomerase superfamily protein, protein MCLYIVIQHCSDDDSTTRPLLLVTASVHKIVLKKPICVDIDLKIVASVIWVGRSSIEIQLEVMQSELNVKASSDSVALTANFIFVARDSKTGKAAPINRLSPETEVEKLLFEEAEARNNLRKKKRGGDRREFDHGECKKLEAWLAEGRIFSDMPALADRNSILLKDTRLENSLICQPQQRNIHGRIFGGFLMHRAFELAFSTAYTFAGLVPYFLEVDHVDFLRPVDVGDFLRFKSCVLYTQLDKQDCPLINIEVVAHVTSPEIRSSEVSNTFYFKFTVRPEAKARNNGFKLRNVVPATEEEARHILERMDAEALKSSKQQCVGTILQ, encoded by the exons ATGTGTCTGTACATTGTGATACAGCATTGTTCTGATGATGATAGTACAACGAGGCCACTCTTGCTTGTTACAGCTTCTGTTCATAAGATTGTCTTAAAGAAGCCGATTTGTGTCGACATTGATCTCAAGATTGTTGCTTCTGTCATTTGGGTTGGTCGTTCATCTATCGAGATTCAACTCGAAGTTATGCAATCCGAATTGA ATGTCAAGGCTTCTTCAGATTCTGTTGCTTTAACtgcaaatttcatttttgtggCGCGTGATTCTAAGACTGGTAAAGCTGCTCCTATCAACCGTCTTTCTCCTGAAACCGAGGTTGAGAAACTTCTCTTTGAGGAAGCTGAAGCTAGGAATAacttaaggaagaagaagagaggaggTGACAGAAGGGAATTTGATCACGGGGAGTGTAAGAAGCTTGAGGCTTGGTTGGCTGAAGGAAGGATTTTCTCTGACATGCCAGCTCTTGCTGACAGAAACAGCATTCTTCTTAAAGACACTCGTCTTGAGAATTCGCTGATATGCCAACCGCAGCAGAGGAACATCCATGGTAGGATCTTTGGAGGGTTTTTAATGCATAGAGCATTTGAGTTGGCTTTCTCTACTGCTTATACGTTTGCGGGTCTAGTGCCTTACTTCTTAGAAGTTGATCACGTCGATTTCCTAAGACCG GTGGACGTCGGGGATTTCTTACGTTTCAAATCCTGTGTTCTTTACACTCAACTGGATAAACAGGATTGTCCGCTCATCAATATCGAAGTTGTTGCTCATGTTACAAGTCCAGAGATTCGCTCCAGTGAG GTTTCAAATACATTCTACTTCAAGTTCACTGTAAGGCCAGAGGCAAAGGCCAGAAACAATGGGTTTAAACTTCGAAATGTAGTTCCTGCCACAGAGGAAGAAGCTCGTCATATCCTCGAGCGCATGGATGCAGAAGCTTTGAAGTCAAGCAAACAACAATGTGTAGGCACAATTCTTCAGTAA
- a CDS encoding Thioesterase/thiol ester dehydrase-isomerase superfamily protein (Thioesterase/thiol ester dehydrase-isomerase superfamily protein; CONTAINS InterPro DOMAIN/s: Thioesterase superfamily (InterPro:IPR006683); BEST Arabidopsis thaliana protein match is: Thioesterase/thiol ester dehydrase-isomerase superfamily protein (TAIR:AT2G30720.1); Has 2835 Blast hits to 2174 proteins in 781 species: Archae - 49; Bacteria - 1954; Metazoa - 460; Fungi - 99; Plants - 81; Viruses - 0; Other Eukaryotes - 192 (source: NCBI BLink).), producing the protein MNSPRPISVVSTFASPSSTSDPTRKPLSLWPGMYHSPVTTALWEARSKIFESLLDPPKDAPPQSQLLTRTPSHSRTTIFYPFSTDFILREQYRDPWNEVRIGILLEDLDALAGTISVKHCSDDDSTTRPLLLVTASVHKIVLKKPICVDIDLKIVASVIWVGRSSIEIQLEVMQSELNVKASSDSVALTANFIFVARDSKTGKAAPINRLSPETEVEKLLFEEAEARNNLRKKKRGGDRREFDHGECKKLEAWLAEGRIFSDMPALADRNSILLKDTRLENSLICQPQQRNIHGRIFGGFLMHRAFELAFSTAYTFAGLVPYFLEVDHVDFLRPVDVGDFLRFKSCVLYTQLDKQDCPLINIEVVAHVTSPEIRSSEVSNTFYFKFTVRPEAKARNNGFKLRNVVPATEEEARHILERMDAEALKSSKQQCVGTILQ; encoded by the exons ATGAATTCCCCAAGACCCATCTCCGTCGTCTCCACCTTCGCTTCACCATCCTCCACCTCTGACCCAACCCGAAAACCCTTAAGCTTATGGCCAGGTATGTACCATTCACCTGTCACCACCGCTCTTTGGGAAGCCAGATCCAAAATCTTCGAATCTCTTCTCGATCCTCCTAAAGACGCTCCACCACAGAGCCAGCTTCTCACCAGAACTCCTTCTCATAGCCGTACCACCATTTTCTACCCTTTCTCCACTGATTTCATTCTCAGAGAGCAATACAGAGATCCTTGGAACGAGGTCCGTATCGGGATCTTGCTCGAAGATCTCGATGCTTTAGCCGGCACTATCTCCGTCAAG CATTGTTCTGATGATGATAGTACAACGAGGCCACTCTTGCTTGTTACAGCTTCTGTTCATAAGATTGTCTTAAAGAAGCCGATTTGTGTCGACATTGATCTCAAGATTGTTGCTTCTGTCATTTGGGTTGGTCGTTCATCTATCGAGATTCAACTCGAAGTTATGCAATCCGAATTGA ATGTCAAGGCTTCTTCAGATTCTGTTGCTTTAACtgcaaatttcatttttgtggCGCGTGATTCTAAGACTGGTAAAGCTGCTCCTATCAACCGTCTTTCTCCTGAAACCGAGGTTGAGAAACTTCTCTTTGAGGAAGCTGAAGCTAGGAATAacttaaggaagaagaagagaggaggTGACAGAAGGGAATTTGATCACGGGGAGTGTAAGAAGCTTGAGGCTTGGTTGGCTGAAGGAAGGATTTTCTCTGACATGCCAGCTCTTGCTGACAGAAACAGCATTCTTCTTAAAGACACTCGTCTTGAGAATTCGCTGATATGCCAACCGCAGCAGAGGAACATCCATGGTAGGATCTTTGGAGGGTTTTTAATGCATAGAGCATTTGAGTTGGCTTTCTCTACTGCTTATACGTTTGCGGGTCTAGTGCCTTACTTCTTAGAAGTTGATCACGTCGATTTCCTAAGACCG GTGGACGTCGGGGATTTCTTACGTTTCAAATCCTGTGTTCTTTACACTCAACTGGATAAACAGGATTGTCCGCTCATCAATATCGAAGTTGTTGCTCATGTTACAAGTCCAGAGATTCGCTCCAGTGAG GTTTCAAATACATTCTACTTCAAGTTCACTGTAAGGCCAGAGGCAAAGGCCAGAAACAATGGGTTTAAACTTCGAAATGTAGTTCCTGCCACAGAGGAAGAAGCTCGTCATATCCTCGAGCGCATGGATGCAGAAGCTTTGAAGTCAAGCAAACAACAATGTGTAGGCACAATTCTTCAGTAA